One genomic segment of Anas platyrhynchos isolate ZD024472 breed Pekin duck chromosome 32, IASCAAS_PekinDuck_T2T, whole genome shotgun sequence includes these proteins:
- the LOC119715444 gene encoding olfactory receptor 14C36-like → MSNSTLPTEFLLLPFADTRELQLLHFTLFLGIYLAALLGNGLILTAVACDHRLHTPMYFFLLNLALLDLGTIATTVPKAMANSLWDTRNISYSGCVAQVFFFLFMIGGEYCLLTLMAYDRYVAICKPLHYGTIMDSRACVNMAAAAWGSGFLNAMVHTANTFSLPLCQDNALDQFFCEIPQILKLSCSDVYLREVGLVLISLSLASGCFIFILFSYAQIIRSVLRIPSKQGQHKAFSTCFPHLAVVSIFSSTALFAYLKPPSISSPSLNLVVTVLYSVVPPAVNPVIYSVRNQELKDALKKLSQSVVRQQQ, encoded by the coding sequence ATGTCCAACAGCACCTTGCCaacagagttcctcctcctgccattcgcagacacgcgtgagctgcagctcctgcacttcacgctcttcctgggcatctacctggctgccctcctgggcaacggcctcatcctcacagctgtagcctgcgaccaccgcctccacacccccatgtacttcttcctcctcaacctcgccctcctggACCTGGGCACTATtgccaccactgttcccaaagccatggccaactccctctgggacaccaggaacATCTCCTACTCAGGATGTGTTgcccaggtctttttctttctgttcatgaTTGGAGGAGAGTATTGTCTTCTCACcctcatggcctatgaccgctacgttgccatctgcaaacccctgcactacgggacaataatggacagcagagcttgtgtcaacatggcagcagctgcctggggcagtggctttctcaatgccatggtgcacactgccaataccttttccctacCCCTCTGCCAAgacaatgccctggaccagttcttctgtgaaatcccccagatcctcaagctctcctgctcagatgtctacctcagagaagttgggcttGTTCTGATTAGTCTCTCTTTAGCTTcagggtgttttatttttattctattctccTATGCACAGATCATCAGATCAGTGCTGAGGATACCATCaaagcagggacagcacaaagctttttccacgtgcttccctcacctggctgtggtctccatcttttccagcactgccttatttgcctacctgaagcccccttccatctcctccccatccctgaacCTGGTGGTGACAGtgctgtactcagtggtgcctccagcagtgaaccccgtCATCTACAGcgtgaggaaccaggagctcaaggatgcactGAAGAAGCTGAGTCAATCAGTAGTCCGTCAGCAGCAGTAA